GACGCTGGCTTCCCTGTGGGCTCCCACGTCCAGTACCGCTGTCTGCCCGGGTACAGCCTGGAGGGGGCGGCCGTGCTCACCTGCTACAGCCGGGACACGGGCACACCCAAGTGGAGCGACCGGGTCCCCAAGTGTGCCTGTGAGTCTGCGGACACCCGGGGAAGGGTGGCTGGGTGgcctgctcggcagcgagccgGCAGGTGACTGCCGTATGTCCTGCAGTGAAGTATGAGCCGTGCCTGAACCCAGGGGTGCCAGAGAACGGCTATCAGACGTTGTACAAGCATCACTACCAGGCCGGCGAGTCTCTGCGCTTCTTCTGCTACGAGGGCTTTGAGCTCATCGGCGAGGTCACCATCACCTGTGTGCCCGGCCACCCCTCCCAGTGGACCAGCCAGCCCCCACTCTGCAAAGGTGCCCGGGCAGACAGGGCAGGAGAGGGCACGGCAGGGTCTGGGGAGTGATGGGACTGGGAAAGTCAGGTAGTAGCAAATTTGAGAGCGACGGTAACCCTGCTGAGCTCCGCATTCACCTCCTGTGGGCTCTGATCCTCACAAGTacacccaggggccctggggaATTTCAAGGTCATGGAATTGTCCTAAGGGATGTAGCAGAGGGGGCCTTGGCTTGGAAGTCTCTTGCCCTCTGGATAGGTCTCAGGTTCACCATTTTTGACAAATTCTACAGACCCGATTCGTTCAGACCGCCCAAGAACCCTGAACTTTTCGGGgtctggaggaggaagaaggccCTGCCCTGACtactcctccccccgcccccaccaaagGAAGGATAAAGTTTAGGttgagcagagggcagagagaaccAGGCTGTCCAGCCCAGCCCCACTGGGCTCCCGGCCTCTacccagcctccttccctccctggctcAGACCccgtccctccccctcctctccctgcagtGGCCTATGAGGAGCTCCTGGACAACCGAAAACTGGAAGGTCAGTGAGGGCACAGGTGGAGACCCAGGCCTGGCCGAGTCGGGAGGGCAAGGCAGAGGCCGGGGGCAGGAGGCCAGGCCCCGGAGGGGTGAGGCCCAGGGTTcgaggcccagggcaggaggctgggagaggccagggccgggcccagccccagctcactggcctctcctctccccagtgaCCCAGACCACAGACCCATCGCGGCAGCTGGAGGGTGGGAACCTCGCCTTGGCCATCCTGCTGCCCCTAGGCCTGGTCATTGTCCTCGGCAGTGGCGTTTACATATACTACACCAAGTAAGTACCCTACTCGGGGAGCTCCTCGCCAGGGCAGACGTCCTGCCTGCCTGGCACAGACGCTTGGGTGAGGGGGGGGTTGGGGGCTCACCTCTCGATAAGCCCCTctatctcctccctctcccagactACAGGGAAAATCCCTCTTCGGCTTCTCGGGCTCCCATTCCTACAGCCCCATCACTGTGGAGTCAGACTTCAGCAACCCACTGTATGAAGCTGGGGTgagctcttcccctccccctggagAGCTACATCTCTCAGCTCCCCCAGGGCTCCAGGTCTTTCTCTCAAAGTCTCTGTAATACCCGTCTTGGGGATTTCAAACTCAGCTGCAACACAGCAAGTCGGGCGTGCCTGGTCGGGAGTGGAGgcgtggtggggactgtggctaAGGAGCCAACTTGTGCCCCATCTAGTCTGTAGTGGAAACTTAGGCCCAGTTGCCAGGTCTTCCAGTTGTTCAAGACAACCCAAAAACTCAGATTTGTGTGTGATTTTAATATACTGTAAGATGAACCAAATATCCCCGGGCCAGATTCAGCCCCATTCCCACCCCATGGCTCCCAAACCTCATGatccatgttattttaaaaacccagggTCTTTCCCCTCCCTGGTGGATGCCTCCTTCCATTTTgttccctcctccatccccatcccGCTCCAGCAACTGAccccatctctctgtctccaGGATACACGGGAGTATGAAGTTTCCATCTGAACCCCAAGACTAAGGCTGCAGGACCCAGGACGCCCTTCCCCTCTCCACTCTGGGCAGGGAGGAGTACAGCACCTCGTCTCTggctcctttcctccctgctgtGTAAATAGTCTCCTGGTCCCACGAGGGGGCTTTGACGGCCCCGGGGACCCTACAGTAAATAAACCAGCATCCTGCCGCCCAAGCCTCCTCTTCCTCAGTTGCCAAACAAGgggcctgccccttccctcccgcCCTACTGGCTTTTGGACCCTGGGAGGGGAACTCAGCCCTCCTGCAACTCCTGGGGCCCCTCCGGCCCAgggcacgccccccccccccccccaccaaggacTGCCTGAGAGTTCTGCTATTCCCTTGGCCTTGAAGTCTCTTCCCAGATGCTCTGGCCCCGGGGGCCTCACCCCTGGGCTCTGGAGGGTCAGAAGAAGAGGGATGAAGGGGGAAAGCAGGGCCAAGGCCCCCTACCCGCTTCATGCCATCTCCCAACCCACAATCTCCCCACCTTCGCTTCTGGATTTTTGGTTTTGAGCAATAAACAGAAAACCACCATTTGTAACTGGGCTGGTGGGGTGTGGGAAGGTGGGTCACGGGTGGGCTGGAGAGAAGCCTGGGGAAAAGGGAACAATTTGGGAAATTGATGGAGCTCCAAGACGGGGCACAGGGCAATGTCAAGGGGGCTGGCTTGGGGTCAAAACGCCTGGCTTTTGGCTCAGCCTGTGTGGATGATGAGCCCCCTCCGGGCCTCAGGTGTCTCTACCCCCGTGCTTGATGCTTCTAGGCTCTTTTAGCCTGAAGATAGCAGCTGACAGTAGCTGCCTCCCCTGTGTGGCCGgagcctccctccctcactgcttGGTAGGACGCAAACAGCTCTCCGTTTCATGACCCGTTCACCTAACACGCACGCTCCTTTTGAGAATGTTTTATCTATCCAAGTGTACGTACCATTTTCCCCCCAGTCTTTTTGGCACTTTAAGTATATCTGCTGTTACATGTCTACTAAGTAATGGTCAAATTTGTAGCATTTCATAAAGAATGAGCTTGTTTTGTACCCTGTGGGGGTCCTTCTCCAGCGTATCCGCTTTTGAACATTATAAGGAATTTATAGCCCATTTGTCTAAAGAGTCTCCAAATTAAGTGAATTTCActtaattcaaattttatatttaaatacaattaagCATTTTTAGGACACTCAAAAGGACACTGAAATACTCAGAGGAGGCTGAATTTTAGAACACGATGCAAACTGATCCTTATAATAGCCTGCATTTCTGGGCCTTtcttctgtgctgggcatggtgcTAAGCACTTTGTATGCGTTCTGTTTTCAACCTCTACAAGGAGCCTGCAAGACAGGGataattattcccatttctcagataagaaaactgaggctcagagatgtgaaCAGACTTCCTCAGGAGGCTCGAATAAGCGACCAGATTCAGATTTAAATGCAAACTCCACCAAGGTGGCTGCATTCCCTTCTGGCGAGCAATGGGGGTGACATGTTCCCCATGCATGAGGCCCCGGAGCCTGGAGGTGGCTCCTCAGAAGCAAGGGTGGACCCTNNNNNNNNNNagaagaagaagaagaagaagaagaaaggagaagaaaaagaagaaaagaggaagaaagaaaggaaggaaggaaggaaggaaggaaggaaggaaggaaggaagaaagaaagaaagaaagaaagaaagaaagaaagaaagaaagaaagaaagaaagaaaaaaaggaaagggccACCCTCTCACATCTCCACCCCAGAGAAGCCACTCCAGAGCCCGGCCTGGGTTGGGAAGAGGGAAGgacctctctctttttattaaaGCCTTTGATTTCTGGTGATGTCTTTGCCAGCTGCGGGTGGAAAGGTGTGAGATGCTTCCAGAACACCTGGGAGGCTTCGAGTGTGCTGCTGCTTATGACCAGGAGTCCCCAGCAAACCGAAGCGTTAGTGACTTGTGAATGAGGAGGTCTGACGCATGTTCTAGAAGGACACAatgggagagagcgagagaggtcAAGAGCAGCACCAAAGAAGGGTGCGGTCATCCCCCAGATGTCAAGCTGCTAAGCCCAGCtccctagaaaagaaaaagagccttCTGATTCTTTGGACCCAACGCTCCTATGTTCTCCTTCTATCCCTCACCTCTCCATCcaaccccatcccccactcatcTCTCTATCCACCCAccattccccatttcccccacccatgcacccaccatccatccatgcacGTATTTATCCACCCACACATCTACTCATCATTCTACCCATGCACACATTCTATTCATCCGTCTGCCTGTCCATCTATCCCTCATCCACCTGTCCACCCACTCAGCCCTCTTCCACCTAATAACTCAGCCCCCATTTAAACTTCTCAAAAGCAAGGGAGTCTACCTTGCTCACTTCTATCCTCCAGCCCCTACAGCAGTGCTGGTACATACACAGTGCCTAATAAACGTTCAGTGGATTtgtccatccatttatccattcatccattggccTACCTTCTGCATCGGCTCATCCGCTCACCCATTCCCCGACTCAATATTTTGCCCACCTACAATGACCTATAATTCGAGGAGCAGTTCAAAGATCTGTAGGCTTCCATGTTCTTGAGGATGAGGAAGGGAAAGTCTCTTGGGACCATGGGGTGCTGCCCAGAGGATGAGAGGGTATTGGCTCAGGATGAAATTCTCAATCAAGTGCCATTTGGGAAGGAACAGGAAACCACTGTACGGGCAGGTAGGGTCCTTACAGAGCATCTTGTCCAAGGCCCCCATTTGACATATGGGGAGAAAGGAAGCAACTTGCACAAGGCTAACTATCAGGTTGAGAGCAGATTAGCTGTTAAGGCCCAGGGCTCTCCTGCTACTTCAAGCTGCTTCTAACACCAAAGCCCAATTGGGAAAGTTCAAATGTCCCAAAGGCACTAGAAGGCCAGCTCCCTGAGGTTAAGAATTGTGCCACTGGTCTTGGTCATGAACACTGGAAGTAGCAGCCCCAGAAAACTGACCATCCATAAGACCTGGTGGACCCGGCACATACTGGACACTCAATAAACATCTGCGGTCAgctccttctctgccttcctcatgaccccctctcttctcctccaccAACTCCTCACATGGAGAGAGTCTTCCGGACTCCAGCCTCAGCGCCCTCTTCCTGCTTACTCTGCATAACCCCCACACAGCCTTCAACTGCCGACTCCCTCCTAAATCCAATTTCTATCACCAGCCCAGACATCCCTGGTGAGTTTTGAAGCCCTATTTCCAACTATCGACATGGTATTTCCACCTGGTCTTCCCAGAGGCACCTCAAACTCAACCTGCCCAAAGGTGGGAGCATGGCTGCCATGCTCCAGGAAGACTGAGGAGGCTGGCATGGCTGGGAACAGAGGGAGACAAGGTGAGCAGTTCTAAGCAATGAGGTCAGAgagacagtggggtggggggaggcgagAGGCCCTGTAAGCCACtgaaggactttggcttttcctCTGAAACGGGGAACTATCGTTATCATGGAGTTCAGAGCAGAAGCATGACATCATCAGACTTAAGTTACAGAAGTCAGAAATGTGGGGACGGGTcatctgatttccttttttttcccccccccctaCCATTTCTACTCAATGACCAAACTCAGTTTTCCTGGTCTTTATTTCTCATATCTGCCCCTCCTCTCATCTCTACTATTACTATGACAGTTCAGGACCCGATCCTCACCAGCTTAGTCTCTTGGCATAACTGCTAACTGGCCTCCACCTCTCATCTCCCCTTTCCAGCTCACTCCCCCCACTGACCACCGGAGTGACTATCTAAAATTACAACCTCCCTTGCTCAAATCTCTTCAGGGGCTCCTGATCTTAAGGCACGCCCGCATGAGGTCTCTGAGTAGACCCTGACTACCACGCCTCCGTACTCCAGCAGCTAAACTGCCCTCTGATCCCACTTTCTCTCCCACCCTAAGAACACAGACACACTCCCATTCACTCTGCTGAAACTCACCTCATGTCTTTGCTCATACAAGCCCTACCACTTGGAATACCCTGACCAAcccatttttttcctggaagattCTTTCTTTAGATGTCACCTCCACCAGGAAGCTCCATGATTCCTTTCCTTCCTAGCCCAAGGCTGGGATAAGCACTCTTCTCGTTGTTTCCAATTCTATTATAGGCACTGATCCATATCATGTTGTAACTGACCATCTACGTGACTGGCACCACGCTAAACTGTGAACTCTTCCAGGGCAGAGACTGTATCCTTCATTTCTGGGTCCCGAGCTCCTAAAACCGGGACTGGCATATCCTGTgaactttaaatgtttggttaatACTGAATGGCCTTGTCATTCGTGGAATCAGTATATACCTTGTCACGAGGGGATGGCAGGAGGTGGGCCTTGGTGCGGGTACGGTTTCTGTCAGAActagagaaggcagagggaaaggggagggctGAGAATTCGGAATTCGAGGATCAGAGCAGAAGAGAATCAGACTACGCGGTTTTAGAATTCCCCTACCCTGCTAGGATGTTGTTAAAccctcactctctcccctccaggcTCCTCATCCTTCTCCCAGGACAAAGGGCCTCTCCCTTGAAGCTTCACTCACCAGGTATCAGTGCCTCGGGTCTTGAAGAACACTGGAAGTAGAGGCCCaagtcagagaaattattgccccCATAGCCAGAAAGAGATGTGGCTAGGGAGAAAGGTGCTGAGGTGTTCCTGGCCAGCAGTGAGGAGTGGGTACTAGGTGAGTTGGAGGGTGGGAGTCCAAGGGCTGGCTGTGAGTTCAGGGAGGTGGGCACAGATTGTTGGAAAGGTCAGCTGTGGTTGGGAGGGGTTAGGGACTGGAACTCAGGGTATGGTAGGGTCTCCGGACACAGTGgtcctggagtggggggggtcACCGTGTTTGGATATCTGAGTCCCTCGATCCTGGGTCTGTTTTTCCTTGGTGGGCACAGAGTTCATGTGGCAGCCAGCAATAAACAAGGCCTCATTGGTGAGTTCTGTGCTGATCCGGGTCAGGAATTCCTCAGATCTGGATAATGAAACCTTCTGCaaaaggggaaatcagaggggctCAGCCTGGGAGTTCCCACATGGGAGTCCTGAGTCTGGGGGCTCCCAGGCTGGGAGCTCTGGGTCTAAGGTCTGAGTCTGGTATTGGAGGGCTGATTCTTGAGATTTGGCAGAGAAGGCACCGGAAATGGGGGGCAGTCTTTGAGAACCTCAGGGCCAAGTGCTGGGGGCTATGGGCTCAGGGTTGAGACTACAGTCTCAAGGCTGGAGGTGTCAGTGCCCTTGACCAAGGAGCTCTCCATTCACTTCGGCTCACTCCCATGCTCACCAGACCTCCACCCGAGGGGGTTGCAGCTTGGGACATCCTGCTGCCCTTCTTCTCCTCATTCCTGGTAGGTGTGGATGCCATCCCCCTGGAAACAGGTGACACCTGTGTTAGGCTGAGAAACCAGCCCACTTTCCCCAAACCCATCCCACCACCATTCTTCAAGGGCCAGATTTAAGTAAGGCCTTTAGATGAACCATCCTGCTGTCCGGTTCTCTCCCTGAAAAAACAAATCTttgcctgggggagggagaggggtggcCCAGGAgcactctccttcctcccacctgaGGCCCCTCCCAAGACAAGGCACCAGCCGGCTTACTGCCCCCCACCTGGCAGATGAGTTGAAATCTTGGGCAGGAGGGAAACAGGGAGGGCTAAGGAGCCGCTGTTTAGGTCTCAGGGGACCGGGGGGGCGGGTAGGAGCTGGGGAGGAAGGCTGGAAAGAGGGGGACCCGGGGTGGTGCAGCTACCCGTTGCTATAAAAACCTTGCTGTCTGTGGACGTTCTGCAGCCCCGTTGCCAGGATATTAGGGATTCTAGAACCAAAGGCGGGggccgggtgtgtgtgtgtgggggggcattTTCCCAGCACGTCCCATTTGCTCCTCTGGTCTCCGTTCCACCTCCGTTTGGATCCCTCCTTGGGGATGGTGACCCCAGCGCCAGAAGTCTGAGAAACGGGAAGATCACATAGGGTGGTGCCTGGGGCCGAATCCTCCTACCACTAGGGGCGCGCAAGCAGCAACCCCGCCCTCGGCCGCCCTCCAGCCTCTCTAGCCGCTCTCTCGCGGCCTGGAGCCGGCGAGAGCAAATGAGGTCGGAGATAGGGGGcggggcaggaaaaaaaaaaactgtgggcTGTACTAAATAACCTTGCCTCTCGGGGACGCGTAGACCCGGGGCGGAATGTTTTCCCCTTGTCCTGTCTCCAGGAAGCTATACCCTccggagaaaggaaaggagagtcaGTCATCGAGGCCTCCTTCTCTTTTGACCTCTCCTTCTGGGTTCCCCCCTGCTCGGCGCCGAGgcttctctgcccccctcctccctctgcgcTTTGGTACGCGCCGATGGAAAGGGgcggagggaggaaaaggaagcgGGCAGGTCTTAAAGGGGCCGCAGCCATTCTTAAGCTTTTTTTNNNNNNNNNNNNNNNNNNNNNNNNNNNNNNNNNNNNNNNNNNNNNNNNNNNNNNNNNNNNNNNNNNNNNNNNNNNNNNNNNNNNNNNNNNNNNNNNNNNNcccccccccccccccccctccagttTTGCACGCCCGGGCGCGGCTGGGGCGACAGGGGCGGCCGCTGGAGGCGGGTGGGGCTGTCCCCAGGGAGGGCGGGCTGTGCGCGCCCCTGCGCCCGACGCACTTCGGGGCCGGCCCATGCTCCGGCGGGCTGCGAGCTCTAACACCTGGGGCCGGGCGCGGACGGCGGGGCCCTGCGCGCTGTGGACGCGGCCGATCCGCGGGGCCCGAGGGTGACGCCGCGCGGCGGGGCTGGGACTCGGTTACCACCTCCAGATCGGGCCCGGGGCGGCAAGGGGGCCGCCGCGATGCCAGGTGAAAATATCTTCCTGTTTGTGCCTAACCTCATCGGTGAGTGCTGCCCGGGGCTCCCGGCCGAGCGGGAGGGCGAGGGGGCTTGGGCAGGGTCCCTGATCCCCCTGTCTGCCCCCGTCCATCCCAAGGTTATGCCCGGATTGTCTTCGCCATCGTTTCTTTCTACTTCATGCCCTGCTGCCCCCTCACGGCCTCCTCCTTCTACTTGCTCAGCGGACTTCTGGACGCTTTCGATGGACACGCTGCTCGAGCCCTTAATCAAGGTGACAGACCTCCTCCCAGCCAGCCTTGAGGCCCAACCACCCTCTGTCCCCTTTTCCTGCCTCCTCAGGACCTGGGGGCGGGCGGGAACTCAGGAACCTGAGGGCCCCGTCCCTCCCATCTCTGTAGAAAGCAGAACAGAATGGCCTACTTTCGTAGCAGAAGGGATTTAAGCTTGCTGTTGAGAAGAACTTACAGGGTGTGGGGTAGCAAGACTGGACATGGCAGTGCTGGAGGTCTCCCTGAAGAAAAACCCGTTCAACAGGTGTTTCCTGGGGGGCTGTTGTGGGGTGGGggctactgtgtgccaggcacaaggAATAGGGGTTCCAGAAGCCATGTTTAGAGGGAGaatggagagggaagaaggatggTTTCTGCAGggccaattaattttttaatctgttctccAAACCCACCTGCAAGACCTCCCCCAAAACTTGAAGTCTGCTTGTCTGGAGCCCTGGACCCTTGGTTCTGGGATTGATGAGCCGCAGAGCTAGCTCTCTCATTCCCCACTCCGGCCCCCATGCcccctcatttcctctctcagTGACCCCTACCCCTTGACCTCACACCCCACAGATAGCAACAGCCTATTTTCCTCCCCAGGCAGTGGACGGTGGACATTTTCAATCTTCTTCTAGATTCTGCATCAGAATGACACGCCAAATATGGTTCCTGTCACAGACCCACTGCCCCCGATGGCCCCTTCCCACCTAACAGCCCCCGTTTTTCAGGGACCCGGTTTGGGGCCATGCTGGACATGCTGACGGACCGCTGCTCCACCATGTGTCTGCTGGTCAACCTGGCCCTGCTGTACCCACGGGCCACCCTTCTCTTCCAGCTCAGCATGAGCCTGGATATGGCCAGTCACTGGTTGCACCTCCACAGGTCTGCAGTTCGGGGGGTGCTGGCCAGCTGAAGACACTacagtggggaggggtgaggctCTATGGAGGGCGTCTGGAAAGCCTTCAGACTTCCTGGGAGGTCGCCCTCTTAGCTCTGCTTTGTTGAAGGACCCTGGGCAAAGCCTCTGTTCGCGGGTGGATTAAGCAATCCCTAAAAGTCCTGTTGGATAGTCCGAGAATTCCAAATAGATAACGGCTGAGGGCTTTGGAATGTCGTGTTTGAGTCCTGACTCTGCTGGGTAATTACCAGCTAggtagttgtgtgactttgggcaagaccTCAGTTCTTAGCTGAGCCCCATCTCGTGCCCCGTCTCCTCTGTTCAGCAGAGGCAATCCCAGCACCTACCTGGGAGGATTCGATGGACCTTAGTGGTAAAGAGTGCTCATGGATTCCCCCTGCTTTCTCCCCAAGTTCTGTGGTCCGAGGCAGTGCAAGTCACAAGATGATTGACCTGTCTGGAAATCCGGTGCTTCGCAT
The sequence above is drawn from the Neomonachus schauinslandi chromosome 5, ASM220157v2, whole genome shotgun sequence genome and encodes:
- the CDIPT gene encoding CDP-diacylglycerol--inositol 3-phosphatidyltransferase isoform X2, producing the protein MPGENIFLFVPNLIGTRFGAMLDMLTDRCSTMCLLVNLALLYPRATLLFQLSMSLDMASHWLHLHSSVVRGSASHKMIDLSGNPVLRIYYTSRPALFTLCAGNELFYCLLYLFHFSEGPSVGSVGLFRVGLWITAPIAVLKSLISVVHLVTAARNMAALDAADRAGKK
- the CDIPT gene encoding CDP-diacylglycerol--inositol 3-phosphatidyltransferase isoform X1, coding for MPGENIFLFVPNLIGYARIVFAIVSFYFMPCCPLTASSFYLLSGLLDAFDGHAARALNQGTRFGAMLDMLTDRCSTMCLLVNLALLYPRATLLFQLSMSLDMASHWLHLHSSVVRGSASHKMIDLSGNPVLRIYYTSRPALFTLCAGNELFYCLLYLFHFSEGPSVGSVGLFRVGLWITAPIAVLKSLISVVHLVTAARNMAALDAADRAGKK